In the Triticum aestivum cultivar Chinese Spring chromosome 2B, IWGSC CS RefSeq v2.1, whole genome shotgun sequence genome, CCATGCTGATTATTCACTTCACAAGGTTACCTAGTACTCCATCAAAAACAGAAtcaaagatggcatggcatgctTGATGTGATGTAACTAATCTTTATGCCATAATCTTTGCCATTTTAGAAATGAACTAATTTATAAAATGATACTATAGATATAGATTTAGTAACTGACAGTGTTACTAGATATTTCTAAAATGCATGAAGGTTATGTACAGTGAAACGCCTTGAGTAGACACCACAGATCATGGCCTCACCTTTGTTTGTTGGTGCATTTCAAGCACCCCGCGGTATCCCAGCCTTGCGACAGGGCAACAGACGATAGCCTATACCCTCGAAACAGCCTCACTGACAACCGTTTCCACTCTTTCTTTGCGGAAAACCTTGACAATGTCTTCTTCCTCGTCTTGGTCGATTGGCATCGCCCTGCTATTGATTCCTCGCAGACCAACGCCTTTTCGGAACCACCTCAGCATGATCTTCTCAAGGATGCCAACACTTTGAAGTAACTTTTGTACTTGTTTCTTTCTCGGTGAGCTCCGAACCGTGCCTATCAGAATAAACAGGTGGACTAGCTTATCGATTGAACAAAATCCTCAAAACATTAAGGATGCACTAGTACAGATCACATCATTACTTTGCGCgtaatcctatatacctaagagattcatccccactaacctatttatctaaacatgcagcctatccacctaaGCAATGTGCCAAGTCAGCAATTATCCATCCACTGCACGCATGCATTCCATTCGAGCCCTCTCTTAGGCGTGAACTGAGAGTTTCTCTCACGTCGGAATAGGAACAACCATTTCCCATGCATCCACGCTTGGCCGGACATTAGGCCCACTATCATTGCAATGATTTTATTGCCCAGCGTTACGTGTGCTTAGTGGAGCCTTTCCCCCTTCCAACGCAAGCATGACTTCTCTTCTTCCAATCATCTCCTTATATAATAGTGGATCCACCTGATAGAGTTGATCAGCGCCTGTTGTCGCCATGAGCGTCGAGCTCTTTGCTCCCATTATCTTCAGAAGCTCCTGGGGACCTTCACACCTACCTCATGACCGATGCTTGCTCACATGCATAGCTCCATTTGCTGCCATCATCATTGCCGTTGTAGACCGCCGTCAAGCTCGTGGTTGCCTCTGTTCTTCTCGGTTGCACGGTTTATCTGGTGAACCGCTGACCCTCAAACACTTTCCTTTTTCTGTTCAACGCTCCCTGTTGTCTTCATGCTGATGCATGGCCGGCGTCCGGCACAGGCACGTGCACGCTCGTGTGTAAGTAGTAGAAGAACAAGTAGTGTGGTTGAGAGGAAAACACGGGTACACTTTCCCAGACTACGTGGCATGCGCGGgagagcagatcgaagacggcgaggCGGTCGACGCACGGCTCCACCTCCGCGCACCGCCGCCGAAGCGCACGAGGATGATGTGGTCCTGTGACACGAGCAGCATGACGCGGTCGTCGAAGCGGCCGTCGGCGCCTGGGACAAGGAGCCGAGCAAGGGATGTCCGCAACTTGAGCCTTCCGGACGAAGATCGAGACCCGCCGACCTTCCCCGCCATGGCGCCGCTCAAGAGAGAGGAAGACGACGAGGGAGAGCAGTGGCAGGCGCCCTCTGGCCAGCGCCGGCGCGGGAAAGATGGCTCGGTGACAAGGGCGCGCCAGCGCTTGCATGTGGCGGCGCACGGCCACGGCAAGAGGTTGGCGAAGCGGGCATGCGTGCCAGGATCTCCATTACGATGTCCTCCGACAGCCTCACCAGCGAGAGTGATGCGCGTGTGTGCATGCCCACTTCCGTGTACTAGCATGCGCACGTATGTACTCCTATGTAGGCAATCTGATTAGTGAAAATGCCTTTTGGAGGCCGAGCTACCAGGAGGCCGATATCTATGCCGTCGCGCGTTGCGTTGATCAGCGCCATGCAGTCATGCATCTGCCGTATTTCAGCAACTAGCCTTTTTCAGTCTCCCGTATTGCTATTAAATAAACAGTGGCAGCTCATGTAGAGACTCGGCACCGGAGAGCGCGCACAGTTGCCATCAAACGGccacacatgtaacatgttcataGTGAGGGTCCCACAGGGAGTAGCGTGGGATTGACTCGGTCGTCATGTGTTCTAACTAAACTGTCTCGTCTGCACAATTTGCACATGACAAACATGACAACATATATTGTAAATGATTGGTGCCTCTGCATCTACACACGACAAACATCAGAACACACTGACAAAGATCTAATTAAGAAACAAAGAACCCCAGAATTCCCATCACTGAAAAAGTTAAACCACATATTTGGTCATAGCAACATCACAAATCCAGTGCAATAGAGGGATTAACAAAGGCATGCACAACAGCGACACCAGCTCACACCTACGGAGTGTTGTTCTCACTTGACAAACAGTGGATTATTCAGTTAGCAAACCGAGCTTCAAGAAGTCACACTGAAATCAATCTTGAAAGTCTGATTTTGGTGGGTTGGTGCAAGTGTTCTTTCTGTGACCTCACAAGCTGCATCTTGAGCATCGAGGCGACTTCCTCGATGCCTTTGGAAGATCGCCTTGTTGCAGACAAGTGGTGCTCTTGTGATCCTGACCCCTGCAAACAGAACATAATCTAGTCATTTTAGCCGGCTGCTCTATGGCGCCTTCTGGCGACTTGTGTTAGGGCGACCCGTTGGCCTCTTCTTCAATGGTGCTACAAAACTATCGGAGCATTCCGAACCACTTCGCTGGTTTTGGTGGACCAAAATGCTGTTTATTTCCTATCTCTGATCCTACAGAATCAGCTGCCATTTCTCTGCCAGATAGCCCCATGCCGTCGCGTATAGCAACAACAGGCTTCACTACTGTTTTCACATTTCTCAGTTGCTCCATAGCAAGACTATATGCATCCACATCGTTGTCGCCTAGTTTCACAAATTCTAGGCACAATAAATGCAGACACTTTTTTTGAatcagagggagtatatcataATTTCCTTGGCACACggattaaaacagaaaaggaaagatACCTTAAGCGCATGGCTGCACACCATCTTGAAATGCTCAAACATGCCACATTCACACTTGAACTCATCACCCGGACCGTTCACTTGAACGACGAAGTAATTCTTGCACCGCATTTCTCTCAAATTCTTCTTAACATACCCGGTGGTGTACTCACGACGCTGTACAACTTCAACCAGCATATACAACCCGCCTTCATAAAGCATCTCACTGAACTTTTCAAACATTGTCCTAGTATAAATTTTGGAAGCATAAATCTCAATAGGCAAGTTATGAGTTAGAACCACACCCCCTGCATTTGTATCATACAATCATCATAAGTAACTGGGAGGAGACAAATTATGATAAGAAAAATCAATATATTCAACAGAAATAAGTTAATAAAATTTTCTACAAATGATAGGTTACTAGGATTGTGCACGGTTGGGGCGCACCTACCATTTGAAAGAACTCGGTGAAAATCCACTTGAAAGTGCAGACTTTCTCGTCATCAGCACAGCGCCAAAAATAATACTCTGAAAGTGATTGTTGACACCAACAAAAAGCCGAATGGCATGTCATAAAGATTAGTTTTGTATGTGGTATCGAAGGTGACAACATCACCAAAGCACTTAAACTGCTCAATGCTTCATCCTGTTGTCCACATCAGAGTTATCACTCGACCTTCATCATCGACTTTGAACACTATATTTGAACTCAGGATCTTCAGCCAAATCAAAAGTTGTCCTCAGTGCCGGATGAACAACAACAGCAGCTTTTTTGTTTGCATAAGCACGTATTGAAGCCTCGAGTGCAGGAACCCTGCTTGGATTGATTTCCCTCTCATCTGCCGCCTTACTAATCCTAATCCTGCAGTTTTTCAATATGTTGGACATGCATTGTGTCAGCTCCATCGGAAAAACAAACTATTTCTTGTTGGACATTCTAAAAACAGATATttcaagcacacccaaacaccatCATGGATAACTCACTACAAAGTTCCATACAAGCTATCATCTATCAGCTAGAAAGTAGTTTTTTTATCATTGGTTTGGAACTTAATTACCTTCGAGTCTAGCAGGAGCCTTTTGAGTTGGAGACGAACACGCTCTCTGCATCTACATCCTCTCTGAACGGCTGCATCGCTGATATCTTCAGGTGGCCTATCGTTTGAATCGGCAACAACCTCGCTAGCACCGTTGTATGAGCCAGCTTCCTCTTCCCCCGGCATTGCATCCAAAAGGCGCCTCCCTGCGCCAGGATGCTCACCATCCATAGAGCCAGTTTGTGTGCCCAGAGGAAATCAAATCTTCGGAGTCCACGCGAGCTTCATGGATAGACGCAACGACTGACTCCACAACAGAGATATCTCCTCCTAAGAATCGCACAAATTCATCTCCACGGAACTCTAGGAATCAATCTTCAACGAATCGCACAAATTCATCTCGTCAGATCCAACATCATGGGCAGTGGAACCAGACAACGCTAGCTGGCACAGGAAACATGATCTACAGGGATAACTTGTTCCCATTCGTAGAACAATGGGATAAAGTGAGAGATCCGTGGAGAGCTTACCCTGATTCAGCTTCCTCGAAGCCCATCCATGGCAATTCCGTCGCACGCCGAGCTGCCGCAAGAAGGGGATGAATGGTCTAGCGAGGCAGGAAATCTGCAGTGTCACATGGGCCCTTCTAAAGACCATTAATTACCCACCAGCCCACTACGTGTGCGACAGGTACAAACATCAGGCCCGTGTACAAACGCAACACCGAAGACCATGGCACTGATGTATTGCAACTTCATAGTCAGTGTATAAGGAAACGGAAACACAACAGCACACATCACAGCGCTATAAAACACGGCCCAGATTCCGGCCTCCAGGTAGCTCGGCCACCAAAATGCCCTACCCATCTGATTAGTTCTTTCTTAACCACACTAAGGTACTTAGCCATTGGACTCTAGCTGTGAGAGATACATGCATGTCAGGTCAGATTACCTACAAACCTAATTGCCATATATAAGAATAAGGCCTAAGAATAACATGTCAAATTCCAGCCTCCTCTAACCAGAGTATGTTTGAATTCCTTTTGTCAGGATTTCTCCTCAATTTGTTTATTTCAATTTGCTTATACTAAACTTGCTTTCTTCCTAGCAATAAAAAAAACTAAATGTCTACATATTTTGGGCTACTATACTATCAAATATTGGAACCATATAATTTTTTTCTGAATTAAACTTCTACCTTTGCGCGCtaaaattcccgcagcaacgcgcgaggTATCATCTAGTACAATGTTATGTTCTGACCCAAAGATTAGTTACTGAATCTAGCATTTTAGAATTAGTGGATATTTCGAAAATGAAGCTATAGATAGTGTTCTATTCTGACAGTAGCTAGGTACTGTAGATAGGATAGCGGAAGTTTTTTCAGaccagaggagaaggaagaagtagGAGTAGTCACTATAATTTCAGTTAACTAAAACAACAACTCTGCAAGTTGAGGTTTAATTTACAGGAGTATCTTGAACTTTAAAAGTTCAGTCCTAACTTGAATATTTAAAATGCTGTTGAGACAGTACTAATTTCAGAGTTCATAGTTCATGACTGAATTTGGAGACAGTAAAAATCTTACTGAAAACAAAATTGTTCAGAGATCGAATGCTTGCAAAATTGTGTCAGTTAACTGTGCAAAATACTCCAAACTCTAAACTAACAGAACTAGTGCAAAAATTAAGTAAATTCAGTAAACATGAAGTGGAGAAGGGAGGTTGACCCAGGCTGTAGGACTTGGGGATGATCTGCAGCAGTGCAGAAAACTTGTagctgccgccgctgctgccaaGTGAGCAGGCGCGGTGTCGCAGGCACGGGTCTTCCACCAGAGAAACAACGAAGAAGACCCCGCCGCAATCGTATTCCTCATGGAGCTGTCGTCTTCGTCTTCCACGCTCCCAAATCcacgacccttgccattgtcgtcgGGCTCGTTGGCGTTTAGCTTGCTACATCTCCTGTAGTCGTTGGGCTCGTCGGCCTCTAGGTTGTTGTTGGTGGTCCGGATCCAGCGCCTCCAGGCTCTCCGACGACGTTTCCGACGCAGCCGAAGCAGAGCACGACGATAGTTGGGGAAATCGAAGATTTTTTTGAGGAAGGGGGGAGCTTGGGGAGGCAGGCGAGCGGCAGCTACAGCGACGGAGCAGGAGGCAACTGCAGCGGGAGAGCGGGGGAGCAGGGGAGCTGCGGCGACGGGGAGAAGGGCAGCTGCGGCGGCGGAGAGCAACGCAACTGCTGCTTCTgtcggaggaggacgacgaggagcgcGGGTTTGGTCAGGAGAAACTAGAGGTTTTTTTTGCAAGAATGCCCTCGTAACAAGAATTACAGGATGAAGGGAGTATTTTTAGGTGTGTGTTGTTATTGTTTTAAGGTGTAAAGGCATGTTTATAtgcgtaaagaaatataagagtgtttcttTACCGAGAATCGAGGGAGTAGTTAGGAGCGAACCAACCTATGCTTGAATGGTTAGGAGCAGGGTTGAAGTCCCGGTGCTcgtatttatttctgaatttattttagaattctcgatgatgcgcattcagtgggaggagacgttctcgtcgacgacgaggtgcctacgatgACTTCATAAATTTGAAGATGATATGCCAGCTCAAgttttcggaggtgctcataggggtatgaTATGCGTGTGTattcataagggtgagtgtatgcgcgtgtatatgagagCTTGTGCCTATAAAGTGTTCGAGAAAAAAGGAGTAgttaggccttccactatgtaggccaaaagaggTGCCAAATCTACTTTTACATTATTTGGCACCGGTGCCCTCCATAGCTCATGCGGTGCCATAAAAAGTTTTCTGGGAACCGGAGCAAGTTCGTGCTCCGATGCCCCATTCGAGCATTGCAATAGAATATACCACCATCTGTACACGCTGCTCCGATGCCCCATTTTTCTGAAGGTGGACGAGAGGAACTCGCGTGAAGGATTGACCAGGGGTTGGCTTGCTTTGATTTTTCTATGTATATCTGGGTCCCATTTTCTGGGGCTGCCCCCGCACAGTGTGAGGCGGGTGCCAAAGAAATTTACCAGGCCATCGATGCCCAGTCTACTATATTTTAACACTAgtggacccgttgcgccaaatggtgcAGATGCACGCTAAAACCATGTCCGTGATGAAAAAAAATTATGGTTTAATCCCCTCTAATTGGAAACGCGGTGGACTGCTATGTACAATGAAATGAATATACATATTTTAACTTGATAGTACAGAGTTTAGGGTTTCTCTGCCTCTCGCCGGCTCCGCCACCGGTCCGCCTCGTCTCTGTTGGCCTTAGGATCATGGTGGCATGGTGAATCCCtacccttgccggtgggagggctctgcTTTTAGATGTTCCTTTGACTTTGTTAGAGTTTGTGAGGGGTCACGACCTGCCCCACGATGCGCACGCGACGCATGAGGAGAGGCCGCTCGCGCCCCCAAAAACGGCCAACCCAGCTAATCGCAGGTGAGGCCGAGCCCACAAGTCATTGGCCATCTGAAATTACTGCGAGGTCAAAATAAGTCGTGAGGATCCAACGTATCAGATCACACAGAAGACCGTTTTGACCATCATCCGACGGCTGAGAAGACAGAAAATCGAGTAGGGATGGCaattttgcccatgggtatgggcaCCCGTGGGTATCCTACCCGAAAATAATGGGCATGGGCAAGACTTGGAGAGGTTTTGTACCCACGGGTAATGGGTATCCATATccgcaaaatatatgggtagggcatAGGTATGAAATTGCGCCCATGGGTCACCCAATGAATACCCACAAACAATGTTAAATGAAACTAACTCCTATGATATGTGGAGTCAACATCCAACTCTCATGGCCCACCCTAAATCTCTTATTCCCTAAACCGGCCATAGCACATAGGGCCACAGGTACTTGCTCGCCACTCATCCTACATCATATGTGTCTCCTCGAAGTGATGAAATCTCAACTTATCGTCATCGAACACATGTCCATCTCTTGATCTAGCGATCCACAATTCCCACTGTCGCCTCTCATAACGTTGGGGTATCACTAACCATTGCTCATACTCACTTGGTTTCTCCAAGATGCCACTCACCGGAGGAGACCACATCAATACTATACCGCTCGTCCATCGTCACTTAAATTTTAGACTCATTTCTCtacttttaaaaaaattaaatgccTTAGATTGTACCCATTGGATACCCATGgggtataggatacccgatgggtatgggcatgggtatcAATTTATGTCCATAGGTACTGAAATGGATGGGTATAGAAGGTTTCCGTGGATATGGGTTTGGGCAGAAGAAGTTCATACCCACCCATATCCTGAAGGCAAATTGGCTATCAACCTTATATGTTAAAATGCCGGGCACCGGCTACGTAGTGGAAGGCCTTAGGAGTAATTTATTTTGACAGCAAAACCGAAAGGCCCCTGGCCCCTGGGCCGCCTCCTGTCTTCTCCTCAGCCGGTCGGGCACGTGACGTGACCGAGCCAACCGCACCCACCTCTCTCCCAAACCCTAGCAAGCGTTTCTCCTCTCCCCGAAGCTTCCAGAAGCGGCGCGCATGGAGTCCTCCGCCTCCGGTGACGGCGCCTCTGCCATGACGGCTGCTGTTGCTGCGGCAGCAGCGGTGGCGTCGTCCTCATCGGGCCcctccacctctgcctccgccttctccgcCGGTGTCTCGGGTGGGGCAAGCGCCACCCACTACCTCGCCAAACGCGTGCTCCATGGCAGCGCCGTGCAGCACGTCGCCCGGGGCCACTTCCGCTCGGAGCACCTTTGGGAGATCGTCCTCTGCAAGGTCGGCtcctcatccccccccccccccccccccccccccccgaccctgCTTGCCTAATCACGGGCTGTAGTGGAGAGCTTCGATACGTGAAGGGTTTGATCATGGTTTCCTTGCCAGTCTAATGGGAAGGGGTGCTCCTGTGTGCCGCAGAGTTTGGGTTTGGAGGTCTGGATCCGGGCGGGTTTGCTTATTGCTCCCCTCGTAGTACTACAAGTAAATAGGTGAGGAATTTGTCGCCGGTTTTGTGGGAACTTGTAGGCACAAACAGATCGTGGTTATTCAATCAATTGGGTTGGCTAACACTGTCTCGGTTCAGCAGCGTAATAATTCGAAACATTTTATGTCGGTAATGTGGCGTCTTCTTTCTCCATTTCTCAATCTACTTGGAGTGTGGTCATGGTAAACCTGAATCAGAAGGTCGGACACTTGTAGAAATGTTTTTAGCGCTACATATGTTATATCAATCTCTTGTTGTAAGGCTGATGTATTATTTGTGCATGATGCTGTTGTTGCTTCTTGCTTATTATTACTCTGTATTTTACTGAAAAGTTGGTCATTGCTACAGGGAACTTCACTTGAATTAGTTGTGGTTGGTGAGGATGGTGTTTTACAGTCAATCTGCGAGCAAAGTACATTTGGGATTGTAAAAGATGTTGGTGTCTTGGACTGGCGCTTTAAACACTTCGGTATCTGGCCTGAGGTTCTGTTCATTTTCGTAACAAAGCATAATACTTTGCATCTCTTCTTCTTGTGCTCGTCTCTGTTTTAATTGCTTTTTGAGGTGTTAACATGTTGAATGATATTTAATTGCTGTATTTTTCAGATTGAAGGGAAAGAAATTCTGGTTCTACTCTCTGATTCTGGAAAGCTTTCTCTTCTTTACTTCTGTTGTCAGATGCAGAGGTCAGTCCTGGTCCTTGTTAGTTTTTCAATGCTCTTTTCTTCTATGCAAATTT is a window encoding:
- the LOC123044854 gene encoding uncharacterized protein, yielding MLSPSIPHTKLIFMTCHSAFCWCQQSLSEYYFWRCADDEKVCTFKWIFTEFFQMVGGVVLTHNLPIEIYASKIYTRTMFEKFSEMLYEGGLYMLVEVVQRREYTTGYVKKNLREMRCKNYFVVQVNGPGDEFKCECGMFEHFKMVCSHALKGSGSQEHHLSATRRSSKGIEEVASMLKMQLVRSQKEHLHQPTKIRLSRLISV